A single genomic interval of Noviherbaspirillum cavernae harbors:
- a CDS encoding MFS transporter yields the protein MTSAEIRASTSLASIFALRMLGMFLILPVFAVHAKTLPGGESTTLVGLAMGIYGLTQSFGQIPFGAASDKYGRKRVIIIGLILFALGSFIAAAANDIMWVIAGRAIQGAGAISAAVTAFIADATREEHRTKAMAMVGGSIGLTFAVSMIASPMLYEAIGMGGLFALTGILSIIAIFVVAFVVPPAPAQVAAKRVPFSEVLANRELMRLNYGVFALHMVQMAMFVVVPSALVQYADLPIASHWKIYLPVVLASIVFMLPPVFVGEKRGKSKQVFIAAIALMLIVQVGFWIFMANPTLPWMLLVALLLAFFVSFNILEASQPSLVSRIAPPSAKGAALGVYNTLQALGLFCGGAAGGWLQQHAGPSTVFILGAGLTAAWLIIASSMKNLPRRAAVAAAA from the coding sequence ATGACTTCTGCCGAGATTCGCGCAAGTACTTCGCTCGCCTCCATCTTCGCGTTGCGCATGCTCGGCATGTTCCTGATCCTGCCGGTGTTTGCCGTGCATGCAAAGACGCTGCCGGGCGGGGAGAGCACAACACTGGTCGGACTGGCCATGGGAATCTACGGATTGACGCAGTCGTTCGGCCAGATTCCGTTCGGCGCAGCGTCGGACAAGTACGGCCGCAAGCGCGTCATCATCATCGGCCTGATCCTGTTCGCGCTCGGCTCCTTCATTGCCGCAGCGGCGAACGACATCATGTGGGTGATCGCGGGTCGCGCCATTCAGGGCGCAGGCGCGATTTCGGCGGCAGTGACGGCGTTCATCGCCGATGCGACGCGCGAAGAGCATCGCACCAAGGCGATGGCGATGGTGGGCGGCTCCATCGGACTGACGTTCGCGGTGTCGATGATCGCCTCGCCGATGCTGTATGAAGCCATCGGCATGGGCGGCCTGTTCGCCCTGACCGGCATCCTGTCGATCATCGCGATTTTCGTGGTTGCCTTCGTCGTGCCGCCGGCACCCGCACAGGTCGCTGCGAAGCGCGTGCCGTTTTCCGAGGTGCTGGCCAACCGCGAATTGATGCGGCTGAACTACGGCGTCTTCGCCCTGCACATGGTGCAAATGGCAATGTTTGTCGTTGTGCCGTCGGCGCTGGTGCAATATGCCGACCTGCCCATCGCAAGCCACTGGAAAATCTATCTGCCGGTGGTCCTCGCATCGATCGTGTTCATGCTGCCGCCGGTCTTCGTCGGCGAGAAGCGCGGCAAGAGCAAGCAGGTCTTCATTGCCGCAATTGCATTGATGCTGATCGTGCAAGTCGGCTTCTGGATTTTCATGGCGAATCCGACATTGCCATGGATGCTGCTGGTGGCCTTGCTGCTGGCTTTCTTTGTTTCATTCAATATTCTGGAAGCGAGCCAGCCTTCGCTGGTGTCGCGCATCGCGCCGCCATCGGCCAAGGGGGCCGCGCTCGGCGTATACAACACCTTGCAGGCGCTCGGCCTGTTCTGCGGCGGCGCGGCCGGCGGCTGGCTGCAGCAGCATGCCGGCCCGTCGACAGTCTTCATTCTGGGGGCGGGCCTGACTGCGGCGTGGCTTATAATCGCATCCAGCATGAAAAATCTGCCGCGCCGTGCCGCGGTAGCAGCGGCTGCTTGA
- the uvrA gene encoding excinuclease ABC subunit UvrA, producing the protein MEEIRIRGARTHNLKNINLELPRNQLVVITGLSGSGKSSLAFDTLYAEGQRRYVESLSAYARQFLQLMEKPDVDLIEGLSPAISIEQKATSHNPRSTVGTVTEIHDYLRLLYARVGTPYCPDHPENPLAAQSVSQMVDAVLAMPEDTKLMILAPVVANRKGEHVDLFEQMQAQGFVRFRIQSGTGKARIYEIDDLPKLKKTEKHTIDVVIDRLKVKADVKQRLAESFETALRLAEGRAIALEMDSEKEHLFSNKFACPTCGYSLQELEPRLFSFNNPMGACPECDGLGHIEFFDPKRIVAFPNLSLASGAIKGWDRRNQFYFQMLQSLAAFYEFDLDTPFEQLPAKAQDVILHGSGKQAIPFTYINERGRAVVREHSFEGVVNNLQRRYRETDSIAVKEELAKFINQKECPSCHGARLRIEARFVKVGSGKQERAIYEVAATPLRETLAFFESLKLTGAKREIADRIIKEIVSRLKFLNNVGLDYLSLERSADTLSGGEAQRIRLASQIGSGLTGVMYVLDEPSIGLHQRDNDRLIDTLKHLRDIGNTVLVVEHDEDAIRCADFIVDMGIGAGVHGGEVIAKGSLTDILKNKKSLTAKYLNGSLEISVPKKRTPLDPQRQLVIDGASGNNLQGVTLDLPVGLLTCVTGVSGSGKSTLVNDTLYHAAARHLYGSHAEPSPYESISGLEHFDKVISVDQAPIGRTPRSNPATYTGLFTPIRDLFATVPTSKERGYSAGRFSFNVKGGRCEACQGDGVIKVEMHFLPDVYVPCDVCHGKRYNRETLEIQYKGKDINEVLGMTVEEAHEFFKPVPVIARKLQTLLDVGLGYIRLGQSATTLSGGEAQRVKLSLELSKRDTGRTLYILDEPTTGLHFHDIDLLLKVIHRLRDQGNTVVIIEHNLDVIKTADWIVDLGPEGGAGGGQIIAAGTPETVAKNPASFTGKYLAPMLKKK; encoded by the coding sequence ATGGAAGAAATTCGCATTCGCGGTGCGCGCACGCACAACCTGAAGAATATCAATCTTGAATTGCCACGCAATCAACTCGTCGTGATCACCGGATTGTCCGGCTCCGGCAAGTCGTCGCTCGCGTTCGACACGCTGTATGCGGAAGGGCAGCGGCGCTATGTGGAATCGCTGTCGGCGTATGCGCGGCAATTCCTGCAATTGATGGAAAAGCCGGATGTCGATCTGATCGAAGGATTGTCGCCGGCCATTTCCATCGAGCAGAAAGCAACCTCGCACAATCCGCGCTCCACCGTCGGCACCGTGACCGAGATCCACGATTACCTGCGCCTCTTGTATGCGCGGGTCGGTACGCCCTACTGCCCCGATCACCCTGAGAATCCGCTGGCGGCGCAATCGGTATCGCAGATGGTCGATGCGGTGCTGGCGATGCCGGAAGACACCAAGCTGATGATCCTCGCGCCTGTCGTCGCCAATCGCAAGGGCGAGCATGTCGATCTGTTCGAGCAGATGCAGGCGCAGGGCTTTGTGCGCTTCCGCATCCAGAGCGGCACCGGCAAGGCGCGGATCTATGAGATCGACGACCTGCCGAAACTGAAGAAGACGGAAAAGCACACCATCGATGTCGTCATCGACCGCCTCAAGGTCAAGGCCGATGTGAAGCAACGCCTGGCGGAAAGTTTCGAGACGGCATTGCGTCTGGCCGAAGGCCGTGCGATCGCGCTGGAAATGGACAGCGAAAAGGAACACCTGTTCTCCAACAAGTTCGCCTGCCCGACCTGCGGCTATTCGCTGCAGGAACTAGAGCCGCGCCTGTTCTCGTTCAACAATCCGATGGGGGCATGTCCGGAATGCGACGGCCTCGGCCACATCGAGTTCTTCGATCCGAAGCGCATTGTCGCCTTCCCCAATCTGTCGCTGGCCAGTGGCGCGATCAAGGGCTGGGATCGGCGCAACCAGTTCTACTTCCAGATGCTGCAGAGTCTTGCCGCATTCTACGAATTCGATCTAGACACGCCTTTCGAGCAACTGCCGGCGAAGGCGCAGGATGTCATCCTGCATGGCTCCGGCAAGCAGGCGATTCCATTCACCTACATCAACGAACGCGGCCGCGCCGTGGTGCGCGAGCACAGCTTCGAAGGCGTGGTCAACAATCTGCAGCGGCGCTACCGCGAAACCGATTCGATCGCGGTGAAGGAAGAGCTCGCCAAGTTCATCAATCAGAAGGAATGCCCCTCATGCCACGGTGCGCGTCTGCGCATCGAAGCGCGCTTCGTCAAGGTCGGCAGCGGCAAGCAGGAACGCGCGATTTACGAAGTGGCGGCAACGCCGCTGCGCGAGACGCTCGCCTTCTTCGAGAGCCTGAAGCTGACCGGCGCGAAACGCGAAATCGCGGACCGCATCATCAAGGAAATCGTGTCGCGCCTGAAGTTCCTGAACAACGTCGGGCTCGACTATCTGTCGCTGGAACGCAGCGCGGATACGCTGTCCGGCGGCGAGGCACAGCGCATCCGTCTCGCCTCGCAGATCGGCTCCGGCCTGACCGGTGTGATGTACGTGCTCGACGAACCGTCGATCGGCCTGCATCAGCGCGACAACGACCGCTTGATCGATACGCTGAAACATCTGCGCGACATCGGCAACACCGTGCTGGTGGTCGAGCATGACGAAGACGCGATCCGCTGCGCCGACTTCATCGTCGACATGGGCATCGGCGCCGGCGTGCACGGCGGCGAAGTCATCGCCAAGGGTTCACTCACCGACATCCTGAAGAACAAGAAATCGCTGACCGCGAAATACCTGAACGGCTCGCTGGAAATCTCCGTGCCGAAGAAACGCACGCCGCTCGATCCGCAGCGCCAGCTGGTGATCGACGGCGCGTCGGGCAACAACCTGCAGGGGGTGACGCTGGATTTGCCGGTCGGCCTCCTGACCTGCGTGACCGGCGTGTCCGGTTCGGGCAAATCGACGCTGGTCAACGACACGCTGTACCACGCGGCGGCGCGGCATCTGTACGGCTCGCATGCCGAACCTTCGCCGTACGAATCGATCAGCGGGCTGGAGCATTTCGACAAGGTGATCTCGGTGGACCAGGCGCCGATCGGACGCACGCCGCGCTCCAATCCGGCGACCTACACCGGCCTCTTCACGCCGATCCGCGACCTGTTCGCGACGGTGCCGACATCCAAGGAACGCGGCTACTCCGCGGGCCGCTTCTCGTTCAACGTCAAGGGCGGCCGCTGCGAAGCCTGTCAGGGCGACGGCGTGATCAAGGTCGAGATGCATTTCCTGCCGGACGTGTACGTGCCGTGCGACGTATGCCACGGCAAGCGTTACAACCGCGAAACGCTGGAGATTCAATACAAGGGCAAGGACATCAACGAAGTGCTCGGCATGACGGTCGAGGAAGCACATGAATTCTTCAAGCCGGTGCCGGTCATCGCGCGCAAGCTGCAGACGCTGCTCGACGTCGGCCTCGGCTACATCCGCCTCGGCCAGAGCGCGACCACGCTGTCGGGTGGCGAGGCGCAACGCGTCAAGCTGTCGCTGGAACTGTCCAAGCGCGACACCGGTCGTACGCTGTACATTCTGGACGAGCCGACCACCGGCCTGCACTTCCACGATATCGACCTGCTGCTGAAGGTGATCCATCGCCTGCGCGACCAGGGCAACACGGTGGTCATCATCGAGCACAATCTCGACGTCATCAAGACCGCCGACTGGATCGTCGATCTCGGGCCGGAAGGCGGTGCGGGCGGTGGCCAGATCATTGCAGCCGGGACACCGGAAACGGTGGCGAAGAATCCGGCCAGCTTCACCGGAAAATATCTGGCACCGATGTTGAAGAAGAAGTGA
- a CDS encoding acylphosphatase, with translation MAKHLHITGIVQGVGYRASLDLQARTLGLYGWVRNRRDGSVEAMIRGEVDAVQKFIEWARRGPPAARVSGVTVHEVEDALVADGQFEVLPTK, from the coding sequence ATGGCAAAGCATCTGCATATCACCGGCATCGTGCAAGGCGTCGGCTATCGTGCCTCGCTCGACCTGCAGGCACGCACGCTCGGCCTGTATGGCTGGGTCCGCAACCGGCGCGACGGCTCGGTCGAAGCCATGATTCGGGGCGAGGTCGACGCAGTGCAGAAGTTTATCGAATGGGCACGGCGCGGCCCGCCTGCAGCGCGGGTCAGCGGCGTGACTGTCCACGAGGTTGAGGATGCGCTCGTCGCGGACGGGCAGTTCGAAGTGTTGCCCACAAAATAG
- a CDS encoding AEC family transporter, with the protein MFERILGIILPVFIIIGIGYAYARARGDAVRTDMISVNRVSMDVLCPLLVFTALAAKDFDIAHNGTLILAGVLISLGSGLIAWPVARVLGYDVRSFVPPMMYNNCGNMGLPLAALAFGTAGLSAAVALFMACNLIYFSVGIKIIESGRSQRTSLLKLFTSPMMVSMMLGMVFAILHITLPGPLMQAMKLLGEACIPVMLFSLGVRMLDVSFKSWHIGLIGAIVCPLGGLAVAWLLDGVLTMTPMQRGQMYLFAALPPAVFCFMIAEQYKQEPDKVASIVLLGNLAALAFVPAGLWMGLRA; encoded by the coding sequence GTGTTTGAACGCATCCTCGGCATCATCCTGCCTGTCTTCATCATCATCGGCATCGGCTATGCCTACGCGCGTGCGCGCGGCGATGCCGTCAGAACCGACATGATCTCGGTCAATCGCGTCAGCATGGATGTGCTGTGCCCATTGCTGGTCTTCACCGCATTGGCGGCGAAGGACTTCGACATCGCGCATAACGGCACGCTGATCCTGGCGGGCGTGCTGATCTCTCTCGGTTCCGGACTGATCGCGTGGCCGGTCGCACGCGTGCTGGGCTACGACGTGCGCAGCTTCGTGCCGCCGATGATGTACAACAACTGCGGCAACATGGGTTTGCCGCTCGCGGCGCTCGCATTCGGCACGGCTGGTCTGTCGGCTGCAGTCGCGCTGTTCATGGCATGCAATCTGATTTATTTTTCGGTCGGCATCAAGATCATCGAAAGCGGCCGCAGCCAGCGCACCTCTTTGCTCAAGCTGTTTACCAGCCCGATGATGGTGTCGATGATGCTCGGCATGGTATTTGCCATCTTGCACATCACGCTGCCGGGGCCGTTGATGCAGGCGATGAAACTGCTGGGCGAGGCATGCATTCCCGTCATGCTGTTCTCGCTGGGCGTGCGCATGCTCGATGTCAGTTTCAAAAGCTGGCACATCGGCCTGATCGGCGCCATCGTCTGTCCGCTGGGCGGGCTGGCCGTGGCCTGGCTGCTGGACGGCGTGCTGACAATGACGCCCATGCAGCGCGGTCAGATGTATCTGTTCGCCGCGCTGCCGCCGGCGGTGTTCTGCTTCATGATTGCGGAACAGTACAAGCAGGAGCCGGACAAGGTGGCGTCCATCGTGTTGCTGGGGAATCTGGCGGCACTGGCATTCGTGCCGGCCGGTTTGTGGATGGGATTGCGCGCGTAG